Proteins encoded within one genomic window of Epinephelus lanceolatus isolate andai-2023 chromosome 9, ASM4190304v1, whole genome shotgun sequence:
- the LOC117253054 gene encoding uncharacterized protein LOC117253054 produces the protein MISPVQHLRTGRPQADTEEEEEKIILQQSSTIISTTNMQTVSLLFCIMIAVATADDAAAPATDAPAAHATDAPEAHATDAPETHVTDAPAPATDAPEAHATDAPEAHATDAPETHVTDAPAPATDAPVAPTCRDGWHEFEGRCFQYVPRALTWAAAERNCKNSKSHLASVHNHHEYQFIQTMIRTITQSNGEAWIGGSDCQQKDTWLWSDGSIFFWTFWCAGQRNTSGCLQMNHGGEDCWHEDECSSKLPSVCAYSL, from the exons ATGATTTCTCCTGTTCAGCACCTCCGCACAGGAAGACCACAGGCTGAcactgaggaagaagaagagaagatcATTCTTCAGCAG AGCTCAACCATCATCTCCACCACCAACATGCAGACTGTGTCTCTACTCTTTTGCATCATGATAGCTGTGGCTACAGCTGATG ATGCTGCAGCTCCTGCAACTGATGCTCCTGCAGCTCATGCAACTGATGCTCCTGAAGCTCATGCAACTGATGCTCCTGAAACTCATGTAACTGATGCTCCGGCTCCTGCAACTGACGCTCCTGAAGCTCATGCAACTGATGCTCCTGAAGCTCATGCAACTGATGCTCCTGAAACTCATGTAACTGACGCTCCGGCTCCTGCAACTGATGCTCCTGTAGCTCCTACTTGTCGCGATGGTTGGCACGAGTTTGAAGGTCGCTGTTTCCAGTACGTTCCGAGAGCATTGACCTGGGCTGCAGCTGAG aGAAACTGCAAGAACTCGAAGTCACACCTTGCATCGGTGCACAATCACCATGAGTATCAGTTCATTCAGACGATGATACGGACAATCACTCAGAGTAATGGTGAAGCCTGGATTGGAGGCTCTGACTGCCAGCAG AAAGACACTTGGCTCTGGAGTGATGGCAGTATTTTCTTCTGGACATTCTGGTGTGCAGGGCAACGTAATACTTCAGGCTGTCTTCAGATGAATCATGGAG GTGAAGATTGTTGGCATGAAGATGAGTGTTCCTCCAAACTGCCATCTGTCTGTGCCTACAGCCTGTAG